A window of Chitinophaga sp. MM2321 contains these coding sequences:
- a CDS encoding DUF1835 domain-containing protein, translating into MSLIHVVFGQPSVPVLAEAIGMDEKMQGEILYFEDDLSVGPLFILDTKEGQASRRLWWQQLSGTQPQPVPEIQGLEAAEPEAEPPGDADRVNTLKAQLKEDPALEVWLWAGQNARDVCGYYWLASLLYDYAGRIHIIYLNNLPFLNEKGAVFYPTQLHQILPKEFLKAKKLARPVSLAEFELDGEEWFRLMNENAGIRMLEGGKKIKGEPTLFYDKELLAQSGKEFVKAWRVVQQVTGKLKYPVMDQFMGWRLKELIREGKLESKGELKTIRDFEVKLPGENAENPATV; encoded by the coding sequence ATGAGTCTTATACACGTAGTATTCGGTCAGCCTTCCGTTCCGGTGCTGGCAGAAGCCATAGGGATGGATGAGAAGATGCAGGGGGAGATCCTTTATTTTGAAGATGATCTGTCTGTAGGACCACTGTTTATCCTGGATACCAAAGAAGGACAGGCCAGCCGCCGGCTATGGTGGCAGCAATTATCAGGCACACAGCCGCAACCGGTACCGGAAATACAGGGACTGGAAGCCGCGGAGCCGGAAGCGGAACCTCCCGGTGATGCAGATCGTGTTAACACCCTGAAAGCACAACTTAAAGAAGATCCTGCGCTGGAAGTGTGGTTATGGGCCGGACAAAATGCCCGGGATGTATGTGGCTACTACTGGCTGGCAAGCCTGTTGTATGATTATGCAGGCCGTATTCATATCATCTACCTTAATAACCTGCCTTTCCTTAATGAAAAGGGAGCGGTGTTTTATCCTACCCAGTTGCATCAGATCCTGCCCAAAGAATTTCTGAAAGCAAAGAAACTTGCCCGTCCTGTTTCGCTGGCTGAATTTGAGCTGGATGGAGAGGAGTGGTTCCGGTTGATGAATGAAAATGCAGGCATCCGCATGCTGGAAGGTGGCAAGAAGATCAAGGGAGAACCCACGCTTTTCTACGATAAAGAATTACTGGCGCAAAGCGGGAAGGAATTTGTGAAAGCATGGCGTGTGGTGCAGCAGGTAACCGGTAAACTTAAATACCCTGTGATGGACCAGTTCATGGGCTGGCGATTGAAAGAGCTGATCAGGGAAGGGAAGCTGGAAAGCAAAGGAGAATTAAAAACCATCCGTGATTTCGAGGTAAAGCTCCCGGGTGAAAACGCAGAAAATCCAGCTACAGTATGA
- a CDS encoding DNA gyrase/topoisomerase IV subunit A, with amino-acid sequence MENITSDESLHNVIHVGGMYESWFLDYASYVILERAVPSVEDGLKPVQRRILHAMKEMDDGRFNKVANVIGQTMQYHPHGDASISDAIVNLGQKDLLIETQGNWGDVRTGDDAAAARYIEARLSKFALDVAFNPKTTSWQLSYDGRKNEPLALPMKFPLLLAQGAEGIAVGLSTKILPHNFCELIDASVKYLRGKKFELYPDFITGGMIDVANYNDGKRGGKVRVRAHIEEKDKKTLLIKDVPHGVTTTQVMESIVKANDNGKIKIKKVVDNTAAVVEIEVQLAPGISPDITIDALYAFTDCEISISPNACVIVSDKPHFLTASDLLKSSADFTKDLLKQELEIKLAELQEKWHYTSLEKIFFEKQIYKELEQKHKDWETVLVAIDKGFTPYKKQLKREISRDDIVKLTEKPVRRIYRLDINELNEQIKGIEGDIKQVKNDLANLVDYTVAYYDNLLKKYGKGRERHTEIKTFDNIQVQQVAIANTKIYVNRADGFIGTSLKKDEFVADCSDLDNIIVFRRDGKMLVTKVADKTFVGKDIIHVDVFRKNDERTTYNMIYVEGKTGVSYAKRFNVTGVTRDKEYELAHKGEKNSKVHYFSANPNGEAEVVTIKLSPNCSARNKEFDMFFETIAIKGRISMGNQVTKYPIRSVKFKEKGVSTLAGQKIWFDAETGRLNTEERGVYIGSFEGEDKIFAAFKNGTYELTNYELTNRYESNDVVYIEKFNPDKIVTAIYFDADKKQFNVKRFRIETQTLNNKFHFIKEGAHNYLEMVTTHTQPVVLLKTGKKRSPEEEEIDLSEFVEVTGWKAVGTRIAGDDLVSAELLSEDEDPDPNEDGQLQGELF; translated from the coding sequence ATGGAAAATATAACATCAGATGAATCTCTGCACAATGTCATCCACGTTGGGGGCATGTATGAGAGCTGGTTCCTCGATTACGCATCCTATGTGATCCTGGAGCGGGCGGTGCCCAGCGTGGAAGATGGATTGAAGCCCGTACAGCGCCGTATCCTGCACGCCATGAAAGAAATGGATGATGGCCGCTTTAATAAAGTGGCTAACGTGATCGGCCAAACGATGCAGTATCACCCCCACGGGGATGCTTCCATCAGTGATGCGATTGTAAACCTGGGTCAAAAAGACCTGCTCATCGAAACGCAGGGTAACTGGGGTGATGTAAGAACAGGCGATGATGCAGCAGCAGCCAGGTATATTGAGGCGCGCCTCTCTAAATTTGCCCTGGATGTGGCTTTTAATCCTAAAACAACTTCCTGGCAGCTTAGCTACGACGGCCGTAAAAACGAACCGCTGGCATTGCCCATGAAATTCCCGCTGCTATTGGCACAGGGCGCGGAAGGTATCGCGGTGGGGTTATCTACCAAAATATTACCGCATAACTTTTGTGAACTGATAGATGCTTCTGTAAAATATCTCAGGGGCAAAAAATTTGAACTCTACCCCGACTTTATCACCGGTGGTATGATAGATGTAGCCAACTACAACGATGGTAAACGGGGTGGGAAAGTACGGGTACGCGCACACATTGAAGAGAAAGATAAAAAGACCCTGCTCATCAAAGACGTACCGCATGGCGTTACTACCACGCAGGTAATGGAGTCTATCGTAAAAGCCAATGATAACGGTAAGATCAAAATCAAGAAAGTAGTAGATAATACCGCTGCAGTTGTGGAAATCGAAGTACAGCTGGCGCCGGGCATTTCACCGGATATCACCATCGATGCATTGTATGCATTTACGGATTGCGAAATTTCCATCTCACCCAATGCCTGCGTAATCGTCAGCGATAAACCACATTTCCTGACCGCGTCGGATCTGCTGAAATCATCTGCCGACTTTACCAAAGACCTGTTGAAACAGGAACTGGAAATCAAGCTGGCAGAGTTACAGGAAAAATGGCATTATACTTCCCTGGAAAAGATCTTCTTTGAAAAACAGATCTACAAGGAACTGGAACAAAAGCATAAAGACTGGGAAACTGTACTGGTAGCGATAGACAAAGGATTTACACCGTATAAGAAACAGTTGAAACGTGAAATTTCCCGCGACGATATTGTGAAGCTAACGGAGAAGCCTGTACGTCGCATTTACCGCCTGGATATCAATGAACTGAATGAACAGATCAAAGGGATTGAAGGGGATATCAAACAGGTGAAAAATGACCTGGCTAACCTGGTAGACTACACCGTAGCCTACTACGATAACCTGCTGAAGAAATATGGCAAGGGCCGTGAGCGGCATACCGAAATCAAAACCTTTGATAACATCCAGGTACAACAGGTAGCGATTGCCAATACCAAAATATATGTGAACCGTGCAGACGGCTTTATCGGTACCTCCCTCAAAAAAGATGAGTTCGTGGCAGATTGTTCTGACCTGGACAATATCATCGTGTTTCGCCGGGATGGTAAAATGTTGGTGACCAAGGTAGCCGACAAAACCTTTGTAGGAAAGGATATCATTCATGTAGATGTATTCCGCAAAAATGATGAACGTACTACCTATAACATGATCTATGTAGAAGGTAAAACGGGTGTGAGCTATGCCAAGCGTTTTAACGTAACCGGCGTGACCCGCGACAAGGAATACGAACTGGCGCATAAAGGAGAGAAGAATTCCAAAGTACATTACTTCTCCGCAAACCCTAACGGGGAAGCAGAAGTGGTGACGATCAAGCTGAGCCCGAACTGTTCGGCCCGCAACAAGGAATTTGACATGTTCTTTGAAACGATTGCTATCAAGGGCAGGATCTCCATGGGTAACCAGGTGACGAAGTACCCGATCCGCAGCGTGAAATTCAAGGAAAAAGGCGTATCCACCCTGGCTGGACAAAAGATCTGGTTTGATGCAGAAACCGGCCGCCTCAACACAGAAGAACGCGGCGTATACATCGGTAGTTTTGAAGGAGAAGACAAGATCTTCGCCGCCTTTAAAAACGGTACTTACGAACTCACCAATTACGAGCTGACGAATCGTTATGAATCGAACGATGTTGTATATATAGAGAAATTCAACCCCGATAAAATTGTAACAGCCATTTATTTTGATGCGGATAAGAAGCAGTTTAATGTAAAACGTTTCCGTATTGAAACCCAGACGCTGAATAACAAATTCCACTTTATCAAAGAAGGCGCACATAACTACCTGGAAATGGTAACCACACATACACAACCGGTGGTATTACTGAAAACAGGTAAGAAACGCAGTCCTGAGGAAGAAGAAATAGACCTCTCCGAATTTGTGGAAGTGACCGGCTGGAAAGCAGTAGGGACAAGGATTGCAGGCGATGACCTCGTAAGTGCAGAACTCTTGTCAGAAGATGAAGACCCCGACCCTAACGAAGATGGGCAACTACAAGGCGAGTTGTTCTAA
- a CDS encoding RNA polymerase sigma-70 factor — protein MKYQYLTEAELLQLVAVDDAGAYEVLYNRYWQPLFLFAYKRLRHAAPSKDAVQDVFINLWKRRATLQLTASLRTYLFTAVRYEVLKNIAQSQKTTGSDDMALLPLSEDAATMDMLNEKELRSALAGAVDRLPEKMKEIYLLSRHYHKSIAEIAAELRISEQTVKNQLSKALLRLRVHLKDAAVIPALLPGIIFFLNN, from the coding sequence ATGAAGTACCAATATTTAACTGAAGCTGAATTATTACAACTTGTCGCTGTGGATGATGCAGGGGCATATGAGGTGTTGTATAACAGGTATTGGCAACCACTTTTTTTATTTGCGTACAAGCGTCTCAGGCATGCAGCTCCTTCAAAGGATGCGGTGCAGGATGTATTTATTAATTTATGGAAACGCCGGGCTACGTTGCAGTTAACCGCTTCTTTACGTACTTACCTGTTTACAGCGGTGAGGTATGAAGTCCTGAAGAATATTGCGCAGTCTCAAAAGACGACCGGGAGCGACGATATGGCGCTTCTTCCGTTGTCGGAGGACGCGGCCACAATGGATATGCTGAATGAGAAGGAGTTGAGGTCGGCATTGGCGGGGGCGGTAGACAGGCTCCCGGAAAAAATGAAAGAAATATATCTGCTTAGCAGGCATTACCATAAGTCGATTGCGGAGATAGCGGCGGAGCTGCGTATTTCGGAGCAGACAGTGAAGAATCAGTTATCCAAAGCCTTGCTGCGACTGCGTGTACACCTGAAAGATGCCGCTGTTATTCCAGCCTTGCTTCCGGGCATTATATTTTTCCTTAACAATTAG
- a CDS encoding FecR domain-containing protein, whose product MHNQELSHIADRYLKGEATAAEQALLEDWFAATEKDPVDLSEKALQAIKADMLTNIRDQAAYLPVPDEMNETPVRRLWPALQRIAVIIALIAGIYGMFYLHSLPLKNLPVAADRPVPAATGKQYRMTAAATTQVRRIILPDSSVVTLNRSGSLHYHLPFGDKNREVYLDAGEAFFEIKKNATKPFLVYAGKTATSVLGTSFNIRMNHPGNTVRVVVKTGKVKVAADLHGLDSAKLITPDHGIEINTANNKTHTFSQSADIAISWCRGTLVFRQHILPEVVMALESKYQVHIRLMTPALERYRVSGDFSANHTVTEVLDALCLVHRLTYKKKGDNYFIY is encoded by the coding sequence ATGCATAACCAGGAACTTAGCCATATTGCCGACAGGTATCTGAAAGGAGAGGCCACCGCTGCAGAGCAGGCGCTGCTGGAAGATTGGTTTGCCGCCACAGAAAAAGATCCGGTGGATCTGTCTGAGAAGGCATTGCAGGCAATAAAAGCAGACATGCTCACAAATATCCGGGATCAGGCAGCTTATTTGCCTGTTCCTGATGAGATGAATGAAACACCCGTGCGGCGCCTCTGGCCTGCATTACAACGTATAGCCGTTATCATTGCACTTATTGCCGGTATATATGGTATGTTTTACCTGCATTCATTACCATTGAAAAATTTGCCGGTAGCAGCAGACAGACCCGTTCCGGCCGCAACCGGGAAGCAATACCGGATGACAGCTGCTGCCACCACACAGGTACGCAGGATCATATTGCCCGACAGTTCTGTGGTGACGCTGAACCGTTCCGGCAGCCTGCATTATCATCTTCCTTTTGGCGATAAGAACAGGGAAGTATACCTGGATGCAGGAGAAGCTTTTTTTGAGATAAAGAAAAATGCCACAAAACCCTTCCTGGTATATGCGGGAAAAACCGCTACCAGCGTGTTGGGCACCTCTTTTAATATTCGAATGAACCACCCCGGCAATACCGTCAGGGTAGTCGTGAAAACCGGTAAAGTAAAAGTGGCAGCAGATCTGCATGGGCTGGACAGCGCCAAGCTGATCACCCCCGACCATGGCATAGAAATAAACACAGCGAACAATAAAACACACACTTTTTCACAGTCAGCAGACATTGCTATCTCCTGGTGCAGGGGTACGCTGGTATTTCGCCAGCATATCCTCCCGGAAGTGGTGATGGCGCTGGAAAGTAAATACCAGGTGCATATCCGCCTGATGACGCCTGCTCTGGAGCGTTACCGTGTTTCCGGTGACTTCAGTGCCAACCACACTGTAACGGAGGTATTAGATGCATTATGCCTGGTACACCGGCTCACTTATAAAAAAAAGGGGGACAATTATTTCATCTATTAA
- a CDS encoding TonB-dependent receptor produces the protein MRLSLLTTCLAAVSLSLWAKNLEGQNLKRSITLKTSGATLNQVLIQVARQTHYHLVYDAAASDNYNMDSLDTNARAADDLLDSLLAPTPLAYRVVKDLLVVYRKDEQEFGLKGKVIDGENKEPLIGVTVFLKGTKRGIVTNASGGFSLASVKPGDVLIISYVGYETKEVVISKDAFLTIPLVSSRSKIKDVVVVGYGTQKKVNLTGAVSQVDAAVIDSRPVANVGQALQGAIPNLNVNFGDGRPGSTATLNIRGFTSISGGGPLVLIDGIPGNINTVNPRDIESISVLKDAASAAIYGARGAFGVVLLTTKKGKAGRMQVSYGTNYSMSRQTTSTDFITNGYDAAILNDDAFKITLGKTYTGYTDEDYAELLKRKTDPSLPSVVVQNRKGKDMYVYYGNTDWWKVMFRDNMPSLEHNLNISGGTDKINYMVSGRLYQKKGMMRISQDVYNSYNFRAKVEAEVKPWLVLTSNTQFNANDYTYPGSGVNSNFVSVSVHALPSYVPVNPDGTATYRTELNNYTIGDGIYADLLHGKSKGATKQFELVNTVGATFKINPDFNINANYTLTVLNGNSFHRQTAAPWSIYPGVISYVNNDDLWQQDDNRLIHVVNVYGNYNKHFGKHTLNLTAGVNQELQREKMLYSERTDLLSEDLNEVALGTGDATVNSNNQELALLGAFGRVAYNYADKYLVEFNGRYDGSSRFPASRRFGFFPSVSAGWRMSEEAFFSPVKNVVNDFKWRASYGALGNQDVKNNFYPYIPILGVGTTSYITNGKRTQYVSLPTPITPSLTWEKVNSTNFGADMSFLRNRLNVTFDWYVRNTKDMLTKGMTLPAVFGAAEPKQNAADLRSQGWEVNMEWRNSAVVAGRALNYNVGFNVGDFKAEITRFDNPNQILSDYYKGKQLGDMWGYSIAGYFKSDKDAADWKVDQTQVGNNIFSAPGEWGKLRAGDLQFVDINGDNKISKGQNTLADHGDLKIIGNSLPRYTFGVRGGADWNGIDFSVFFQGVGRQNWYPGNNADKFWGPFSRPYMSFIPTDFESKLWSPENPDAYFPRLRGYIALNDNGSLKENNDKYVQDLAYIRLKSLILGYSLPMAIMQRIKLTRCRIYFSGENLLTFTKLQSKYLDPEQLSSDPNLVQTDANGRVYPFSKSYAIGLDVTF, from the coding sequence ATGCGCCTTAGTCTACTGACAACATGCTTGGCCGCTGTAAGTCTCTCCTTGTGGGCTAAAAATCTGGAGGGACAAAATTTAAAAAGAAGCATCACGCTGAAAACCTCCGGTGCCACACTTAACCAGGTATTAATACAGGTGGCGCGTCAAACGCATTACCACCTGGTTTACGATGCAGCTGCCAGCGACAATTACAACATGGATTCACTGGATACCAACGCCCGTGCTGCGGATGATCTGCTGGATTCCTTACTGGCCCCCACGCCGCTGGCGTACCGGGTTGTAAAGGATCTGCTGGTGGTATATCGTAAGGATGAGCAGGAATTCGGGCTGAAAGGAAAAGTTATTGACGGGGAAAATAAAGAACCGCTGATAGGCGTAACTGTTTTTTTGAAAGGCACCAAAAGAGGGATCGTTACCAATGCCAGTGGCGGATTTTCCCTGGCTTCCGTAAAACCCGGAGATGTGCTGATCATCTCCTATGTAGGCTATGAAACCAAAGAAGTGGTGATCTCAAAGGATGCTTTCCTGACGATTCCGTTAGTGAGCAGCCGTTCTAAAATAAAAGATGTGGTGGTAGTAGGTTATGGTACACAAAAGAAAGTGAACCTGACCGGCGCCGTAAGCCAGGTAGATGCCGCTGTGATTGATAGCCGCCCCGTAGCCAATGTGGGCCAGGCTTTACAGGGAGCTATCCCCAACCTGAACGTAAATTTTGGTGATGGTCGTCCGGGTAGTACTGCTACGCTGAATATCCGTGGTTTTACCTCCATTTCCGGTGGTGGTCCGCTGGTACTGATAGATGGTATCCCCGGCAATATTAATACCGTAAACCCCCGCGATATAGAATCAATATCTGTATTGAAAGATGCAGCTTCCGCCGCTATTTACGGCGCCCGCGGCGCTTTTGGCGTAGTGCTGCTGACCACTAAAAAAGGAAAAGCCGGCAGGATGCAGGTGAGCTATGGTACTAACTATAGCATGAGCAGACAAACAACCAGTACTGATTTTATTACCAACGGTTATGATGCTGCCATCCTCAATGATGATGCTTTCAAAATCACGCTGGGGAAGACTTACACTGGCTACACCGATGAAGATTATGCAGAGCTGTTGAAAAGGAAAACAGATCCTTCCCTGCCATCTGTGGTGGTGCAGAATCGCAAAGGGAAAGATATGTATGTGTACTATGGTAATACAGACTGGTGGAAAGTAATGTTCCGTGATAACATGCCTTCCCTGGAACATAACCTGAATATCAGCGGTGGTACAGATAAAATAAACTATATGGTATCCGGCCGTTTATATCAGAAGAAAGGGATGATGCGGATATCGCAGGATGTTTATAATTCCTATAACTTCCGGGCAAAAGTAGAAGCAGAAGTAAAGCCATGGCTGGTGCTGACCAGTAATACGCAGTTTAACGCTAACGACTATACGTATCCTGGTTCCGGGGTTAACAGCAACTTTGTATCCGTAAGCGTACATGCGTTACCGTCATACGTGCCGGTCAACCCTGATGGTACGGCTACCTACCGGACGGAGCTGAACAATTACACCATTGGTGATGGTATCTATGCCGATCTGCTGCATGGTAAAAGCAAAGGCGCCACCAAACAGTTTGAACTGGTAAATACGGTGGGAGCTACCTTTAAAATAAATCCGGACTTTAATATTAATGCCAACTATACGCTCACTGTTCTCAATGGTAACAGCTTCCACCGGCAAACAGCAGCACCGTGGTCTATTTATCCCGGTGTGATCAGCTACGTGAATAATGATGATCTGTGGCAGCAGGATGATAACAGGCTGATACATGTGGTGAATGTATATGGCAACTACAACAAACATTTCGGTAAGCATACCCTCAACCTGACAGCTGGTGTGAACCAGGAATTGCAGCGGGAAAAAATGCTGTACTCAGAACGTACGGATCTGTTGTCGGAAGACCTGAATGAAGTGGCACTGGGAACCGGTGATGCCACCGTAAATAGCAACAACCAGGAACTGGCCCTGCTGGGCGCTTTCGGACGTGTAGCCTATAACTATGCTGATAAATACCTGGTAGAATTTAATGGCCGTTATGATGGATCTTCCCGCTTCCCTGCCAGCAGACGTTTTGGTTTTTTCCCTTCTGTATCTGCGGGATGGCGCATGAGTGAAGAAGCATTTTTCTCACCTGTAAAGAATGTAGTGAACGACTTTAAATGGCGCGCTTCCTACGGTGCTCTGGGTAACCAGGATGTGAAAAATAATTTCTATCCTTACATCCCCATCCTCGGTGTAGGCACTACGTCTTATATCACCAACGGAAAACGTACGCAGTACGTATCTCTGCCAACCCCTATCACACCCAGTCTTACCTGGGAGAAAGTTAACTCCACCAACTTCGGTGCAGACATGAGCTTCCTGCGCAACCGCCTGAATGTAACCTTCGACTGGTATGTAAGGAATACCAAAGACATGCTCACCAAAGGCATGACATTACCGGCCGTTTTCGGGGCAGCAGAGCCTAAACAAAATGCCGCCGACCTTAGATCTCAGGGTTGGGAAGTAAATATGGAATGGCGCAACAGTGCAGTGGTAGCAGGTAGAGCCCTGAACTATAATGTTGGGTTTAACGTAGGCGATTTTAAAGCAGAAATAACCAGGTTTGATAACCCCAATCAAATTCTGAGCGATTATTATAAAGGGAAACAGCTGGGTGATATGTGGGGATACAGTATTGCTGGCTATTTCAAATCAGACAAAGATGCAGCTGACTGGAAAGTGGATCAGACCCAGGTAGGTAATAACATCTTCTCTGCACCAGGTGAATGGGGTAAGCTCCGCGCCGGTGATCTGCAATTTGTAGACATCAATGGAGATAACAAGATCAGTAAAGGTCAGAATACACTGGCTGACCATGGTGACCTGAAGATCATTGGCAACTCACTGCCAAGATATACTTTCGGTGTCAGGGGAGGTGCTGACTGGAATGGTATAGATTTCAGCGTGTTTTTCCAGGGTGTAGGCCGGCAGAACTGGTATCCGGGCAATAATGCGGATAAATTCTGGGGACCATTCTCCCGTCCTTATATGTCGTTCATCCCGACAGATTTTGAAAGCAAATTATGGAGCCCTGAAAACCCCGATGCTT